Within the Flavobacterium sp. CG_23.5 genome, the region CATTCGGAAAACAGTTTCAATTCCGCTAGTAATTATGGGATATTTCAATCCAATGTTGCAATACGGAGTGGAAAATTTCTGCAAGAAATGCGCGGAGATTGGTATTGATGGATTAATCATTCCAGATCTTCCGGTTGATGTTTATGCTGATGAATACAAAGAAACATTCGAAAAATACGGCTTGAAAAATATTTTCTTGATTACGCCACAAACCTCCGTAGAACGCATTCAGTTTATTGATTCCGTCTCTGATGGATTTATTTATATGGTGAGCTCTGCGAGTGTTACCGGTTCACAAACTGGTTTTGGAAGCGTACAAGAAGACTATTTCAAACGCATTGCCGACATGCATTTAAAAAACCCACAGGTAATTGGCTTTGGAATCAACAACAAAGAAACCTTTGACCAAGCCACACAATTCGCTAAAGGAGCGATTATAGGAAGTGCTTTTATTCAAGATTTAACCAAAAATGGAACAGGAAAAATTGGGGAGTTTGTTGGCGGGATTAGGGAATAAAAACACGGTTTAGGTTATAAAAAAATCCCTTTCGACATTCTTTTTAGAGGAATGTGAGAGGGATTCTTTATTTTTATTTTACTATATAGTCTTCCTTAAATTTCCTTAGCTTCTTTTAGTGCCTGAAGTTCAATTTCTGCTGTAATTCTAAAGTTTGTTTCTTTAATTTTTTCAATATAGGGCTTGATCGACGGAATAACACCATTCAGTTTTGCTCTAATAATAACTCCGATAGTTCCAGTAAAAATCAATCCTAGATGGCTAGCTATTTTTCTTGCTTTGAAATCATCAAGAATTAAAACACTATTTGAAACTTCCAGAGCCAATGCAATTGCGCTCGACTCTCCTTTGTCAATTTGCATTTCGAGTATTTGCTGTCTGTATTTATCTGTGACATTTTTTATAACAATCCAGTCTGGAAGCAATTCTCCAAATTCTTCTGCAATAACTGATGTCGTTATAATTTGACCGTAAACTTTTTTTAGTAAATCAAGTTCGCCAATTTTTGATAAGATGATAAAACAACTGGTATCTGAAATAATTATTTTATGCGTTTGCGACATCATTAGTTAAATCATTTGAAGGAAAATTAAATATCGAAACATTGTAACGATTTAGCAATTCTGCAAATGTACGTTTCGTTAATCCCGCTAGCTCGGCGGCTTGCCCCAAAGATAGTTTCCCCTGTTCATATAATTTAGATGCAAGAAGCATTACAAGCTCTTTGTTGTCTATATCTAAATTGTCTGGTATGGTAAGAGTTATTGTTTTCATATACCAAATGTACAAAAAATATTGACACTCATAATTTTACATTCTGTTTGTCTCTTTAAAGTAAATCGTTTAATCAAGTCACACAATTCGCCAAAGGCGCCATTATAGGAAGTGCCTTCATTCAGGATTTAACAGAGAATGGAACAGGAAAAATTGCAGACTTTGTAAAAGCAATTCGATAAATCCTTTTTTATATAAAAGCAAACGGCGTTTAAAGTTCATTTAAACACCGTTTTTTTATGCAGTATATGAAATTAAATTCATTTTCTACTTTGATAAAAATAATTTATAGATTTGTATAAATTATTTTATTGTGGAAGAAAATCAACCTATAAATCAAAAACAACATAGAATTTCTCAAGTATATCTAAAGCAATTCGGACATATTAAAGAAGATAAACATTGGCTTTCAGTTCTAAAAGTGGAAACAGGAATAACTGGTAATGTTCTAATCAAGGATTTTACTGCTGAAACAAATATTTTCGATTTGCCGATAGATGATTTTGAAATTAAAAGACACTTTGAAAATTTAAGTGGACAAGTAGAAAATTTTTATAGAACAGTAATTTCAAATCTTCATAATCAGAAAAGACTAACTCCAAAAGACAAAGACGTATTAAATCACTTTGTTGCAAATTTATTATGCAGAACGCAACCTTTCAGAAATTTCATTAGTGAATGTTTAAACGATTCTGAATCAAGAAATTTCCTTATTGATGAAGTTACAATTTATTCAGATGACACTGAAGCTAATAAATTTATTTTAAACCATTTTGAAAAAAATCATCATTTAAATCTTGTTATTGGCACAGTGATGAATCATTTAGTACATGTTTTTAGACACTTTAAAAAAGTAATCATGCGAGATTATAAAAATCTTGGATGGCTTACGACAGACAATCCTGTACGGGTAGAGCGACTTGGGATTAATCCATGGATTATTCCTCTTGAAGCAGAAATATACTTACCGTTATCAAAAGATTTTTGCTTATTTATGTATCATCCAGAATCAGAATTACATGCCAATCCATTAAGAAAATTACGCATTGACAAAGTAAACATCCTTTCTTTTGATGAGTTCAACAAAATAAGTCTTGACAATGCTCGAAACTTTTATGAATATTTAATTTTTTGTAATGAAACTGAAGAAACTGAATTAAGAAAATAGATACTGCTACCAATCGAGTATACAACAGTTCCCCGCACTAGTTCAAACGTCTCGCTTGTACCCGTCAACATAAAAAAAGCAATTCAAAAACTAATTTTTAAATTATAAACCGCAAATTCGCAAATTAAAAAGTCCTAAATGGAATCTTTAATTTGCGAATTTGTGGTAATTTTTTTTAATTATAATGCTTAGGAAACCGTTTCTTCTTCAGCAGCAAATTCCATGTGATCCACAATCTCTACTGCGACTTCCGGTTTAGAGGCTTTGAGCGCATTAAACTTTTCTATTTGTTCCAGTTCTCCTTCTTCACCAGAAAAATAAGGAAAAACATCCATAATAGGAGATTCCATAATAGCGGGAATGGTATAGTCGCCCATCGTGCCTTTCATCACGCCTGTGGTATTGTCAAAAGCTTCTTTTACATCATTGGCTTGCACCAATAAATACATGCTCGTTTTGCGCTCTTTACCGCTTTCTTCATCATAAGCCAACAAAGAAACTTTCGACTTAAACCAACGATCCGCATTTTCAAAAGGATGAATCTCGGCATAATTCGCCATTTTTATATTCGTGATTTTAAATTCTTCACTAATATAAGCCGACATCTCTTCGGTAATTCTGCTTTCGGCTTCTGTATAAGACATAGCGTCAACCAAATAAGGTTCGGTTGTTATCTTTTGTCCGCCAGTTTCATCTGTTTTTCTATATTTTACTTTGCATTCGTACCAAATTGTGCTCATCTGTTTTTTTTTTAAGGATGTCAAAGATAGATTTTAAAGAAAAAAAATAACACAATTCATAAAATAGATATTCACAATTTTGGATAGCGAATCCTTTGGTTTGGGAATCATCAATGTGGCACTGCTCAATCAGGTGGCCTACTTTCTCAAAGAAGCGATTGGTGGAAAAACCTTTATACCGGATTTGACAGAAAATGAAACGGCAAAGATTGAGGAATTCTGAAACAAATTATTCTGCAACTTCACAGATATCAAAGATCATGGTTATGATTGTAGTTAAAAAGGTTTGTTTTCGACCTTCCAACCAAGGATTACAAATGTACTACAAGTGTTATTTTAGAAACAAAAAAGAGGCAACCGCCAAATTGGAAACTGCCTCTTTTTAATCTAATAAAAATTAACTTACTGCTTAACTATCTTAGAGGAGCGTTGTTCTGCGCCTTGAATCAAATGCACAATATAGACTCCCGCCGACAAGTTACCTCCAAAGGAAACATTTTGACCTAAAGTCACATTTTCACTGTGTTCGATTATTCTACCTAATACATCTACGACATCCATAGTAACAGCACTATTTTGATCCGGTGAATTTACATTGAGAGTAAATGCACTAGTACTTGGATTGGGATAAATCAAGGTTTTAAAATCATTTATACTTCCAACCTTAATGGCTGCTTTCTGAGTACTTATTTTCGCCAAAGCTCCATTGAATTCAACAGTTCCTGTCGCTATCGTCACATTGTCAGGGTCAAATTGTA harbors:
- the trpA gene encoding tryptophan synthase subunit alpha; its protein translation is MNRINQKLQETKKILSIYFSAGYPNLNDTVQIIQDLEKNGVDMIEIGLPFSDPLADGPTIQASSTQALHNGMTTQVLFDQLKDIRKTVSIPLVIMGYFNPMLQYGVENFCKKCAEIGIDGLIIPDLPVDVYADEYKETFEKYGLKNIFLITPQTSVERIQFIDSVSDGFIYMVSSASVTGSQTGFGSVQEDYFKRIADMHLKNPQVIGFGINNKETFDQATQFAKGAIIGSAFIQDLTKNGTGKIGEFVGGIRE
- a CDS encoding DUF3368 domain-containing protein, with the protein product MMSQTHKIIISDTSCFIILSKIGELDLLKKVYGQIITTSVIAEEFGELLPDWIVIKNVTDKYRQQILEMQIDKGESSAIALALEVSNSVLILDDFKARKIASHLGLIFTGTIGVIIRAKLNGVIPSIKPYIEKIKETNFRITAEIELQALKEAKEI
- a CDS encoding UPF0175 family protein, translated to MKTITLTIPDNLDIDNKELVMLLASKLYEQGKLSLGQAAELAGLTKRTFAELLNRYNVSIFNFPSNDLTNDVANA
- a CDS encoding DUF4238 domain-containing protein, with product MEENQPINQKQHRISQVYLKQFGHIKEDKHWLSVLKVETGITGNVLIKDFTAETNIFDLPIDDFEIKRHFENLSGQVENFYRTVISNLHNQKRLTPKDKDVLNHFVANLLCRTQPFRNFISECLNDSESRNFLIDEVTIYSDDTEANKFILNHFEKNHHLNLVIGTVMNHLVHVFRHFKKVIMRDYKNLGWLTTDNPVRVERLGINPWIIPLEAEIYLPLSKDFCLFMYHPESELHANPLRKLRIDKVNILSFDEFNKISLDNARNFYEYLIFCNETEETELRK
- a CDS encoding DUF4494 domain-containing protein, producing MSTIWYECKVKYRKTDETGGQKITTEPYLVDAMSYTEAESRITEEMSAYISEEFKITNIKMANYAEIHPFENADRWFKSKVSLLAYDEESGKERKTSMYLLVQANDVKEAFDNTTGVMKGTMGDYTIPAIMESPIMDVFPYFSGEEGELEQIEKFNALKASKPEVAVEIVDHMEFAAEEETVS